From Desulfosalsimonas propionicica, the proteins below share one genomic window:
- a CDS encoding cell division protein FtsX, giving the protein MMDMFRRAAADFVRHRFLHGTCFLTVSLSVFIVSAFGLFLVNAGELMDAWQQGVRITAYLKSDISGQQALALAGELEQKPEVASVSHVSGKEGLEWLKEQIGGQTDLLADLSENPLPDALEIRPEQGLTGADAFDALAKSVSARAEVADVEYGRNWLHRFYGVYNLFRMTAAVMAVLVIVAIMFIGANTFRLILYSRQEEIEITRIIGADETFVKYPLYLESILLGLCGAVAGLGLLYAAFLSVIPRVSPGGLLPVFQIRFLSLGWILMILMASMFVGWVGCWFTVRRFLRI; this is encoded by the coding sequence ATGATGGATATGTTTCGCCGGGCTGCGGCCGATTTTGTCCGCCACCGCTTTCTTCACGGCACCTGTTTTCTCACCGTTTCCCTGTCCGTATTCATTGTCAGCGCATTTGGCTTGTTTCTGGTCAATGCCGGCGAGCTCATGGACGCCTGGCAGCAGGGAGTGCGTATCACCGCCTATCTTAAATCCGATATTTCCGGGCAGCAGGCGCTGGCCCTGGCCGGTGAGCTGGAGCAAAAACCGGAGGTGGCCTCGGTATCCCATGTTTCCGGAAAAGAGGGCCTTGAATGGCTCAAGGAGCAGATTGGCGGGCAGACCGATCTGTTGGCCGATCTTTCGGAAAACCCCTTGCCAGATGCCCTGGAAATCCGACCGGAACAGGGTCTTACAGGTGCTGATGCCTTTGATGCCCTTGCCAAATCCGTTTCCGCCAGGGCCGAAGTTGCAGACGTCGAGTACGGTCGCAACTGGCTTCACCGGTTTTACGGGGTTTACAACCTGTTCCGCATGACCGCAGCCGTGATGGCGGTCCTGGTGATTGTGGCCATCATGTTTATCGGGGCCAATACGTTCCGGCTGATTCTTTATTCCCGCCAGGAGGAAATCGAGATCACCCGGATCATTGGTGCGGATGAGACATTTGTGAAATACCCTCTTTATCTGGAGTCAATATTGCTGGGGCTCTGCGGGGCTGTGGCGGGACTGGGGCTTTTGTATGCGGCCTTTTTGTCGGTGATACCCCGGGTTTCCCCCGGAGGCCTTCTGCCGGTGTTTCAGATTCGTTTTCTTTCCCTGGGATGGATTCTCATGATTCTTATGGCGAGCATGTTTGTGGGGTGGGTAGGATGCTGGTTTACCGTCCGTCGATTCCTTCGCATTTAA